From the Pseudomonas syringae KCTC 12500 genome, the window GACGATCATCGCCGCCACCATCGCGCAGGTTTTCGCGGGCTCCAACGGCTCATCGAACAACAACTCAATGGTCGCGTGAATCATTTCCACCGCGACGCGGGCAACCATGGCGATGCGCTCGGGATCCGCGTCTGGAAAAGCACTGCCAATGATCGCAGCCTGAGCCTGGGAAACCCTGCGGTGTGAGTCGAGCCGCACATGCTCCAGAGCGGGAACCGCCCTCAGTGCCTTGAGCGTCCACATACCGCCCAGTGTGGCGTCAGTGACCCGGTACGTATCCAGAATCAGCTCGGCGAGCGCCTGTTCCAGCGCCTGCGGCGTGCCTGCGATCAGCTCGGGGGTGATCCAGTGATCGATCCGCTCGTTCTGTTTTTCGAGCAGGCGCTCACCCAGAACCGTCAGCAGCGCGTACTTGTTCGGGAAATAGCGATACAGCGCGGGCGGCGTGAGGCCGGCCCGTTCGCATACCAGATTGGTCGACAGGCGTTCTATGCCGACCTCGCACAGGGTGTTTGCCGTGGCGACCAGGATGCGCTCGTAGGTTTCGGTAGCACGCTGCTGCGCGGGCAGCTTCTTGCGTTCAACGCTTTTCCCGACGATTTGCTCGGGAGGGATTTCGGTTTTCAGCCTGGCCATAAATACCTGTCAAGAAAAGTGGGGCGCCAGCATGAGGATCAAAAAACAGTTGCTGCACGATAAAATGATAGCTATAACTATCGTGTAGCGATGACTATCATAACTGAAGCGTCGTTATTGTGACGATCTGTCAAAACAAAAAAATAAAAAAGGTGACGCTATGAACGTACGGCAGTGGCTTTTCCTCTCTTCGGTTCTGATGTGCTCCACCGGCCTTCATGCTGCTGCCGGTCCGCTTGAGGCCAAGGGCCTTTGGTTGACGGCTGAAAAGGACGCGGTGGTCAGACTTGACGACTGCGCAGACAAGGCCGGCGCTATCTGCGGGCAGATTGTCTGGGTCAAGGATGCGGCCTCGACGTCGAGTGATTGCGGCGTACAGATTCTGCAGCTGACCCGCTACGACCAGGATGCCTGGCGCGATGGCTGGGTGTACGACCCGCGTGACCAGAAAAAATATAAGGGCGCCGTTCGAGTCAAGGACGGACGCCTCAATGTAAGGGCTTTTGTCGGTACCGAAGTTCTCGGCAAGACCGAGCAATTCGAGCGAATCGCAACACTGCCTCCTGCCCCGGTTTGCAAATCGTAAATCCGGCACTTTAGCGTGGGAGAGAATCATGCGCACTTATACAACCCGTTATGTAATGGCTGCAGCCCTGTGCTCCGCAGCAGGCCCGACGCTGGCCATCGCCGATGAAATATCAAGCTACGCAGTGGATGTTACCGCCAAGGTCAGCTCGGACATTCGTACCCGCGGGATTTCCGATTCGCTGAATCGGCCCGGGGCCAAAGTGACCATTCAGGTCGCCCATGAAACAGGCCTGGTGGCGCTGGCCGAATTTACCACGGTCAGCAAGAAACAGTTTCTCGATGGCGACGGCGCAGGTGTATTGCTGGCTGGCGGTTATCGCTTCGGCGATCCGGATGCCTGGCACTATGGCGTCGGGCTTGCGGCCGAGATGTTTCCAGGGGCTCAGTTCAAGGCACCGAACCGGTTCGATTTCGAAACGTTCACGCCAGGTGAAGAGCACTCGACCAATTACAACAGCCAGTTCGCCGTGCTTGAAATCGGTTACGGCGCGTTCGAAGGACGAATCGCCCGGGTGCTCTCGAAAAACTACCGGGGCGCCAACAGCGGCGGGGTGTGTGGCGCGCAATTGCAGTTCCGCGATGACCCGACCAAAGGCCTCGATTGCTATGCCAAGGGTGATCGCAACTCCCGGGGCAGCATGCTCTATGACCTCGACTACAAGTACGCGCTGGGCATCAACACCAACCTGAAGCTGCACGCTGGCTACCAACAGATCGAAAACTTCCCGGAGGCTGACTTTGCCGATTATGGCGCAGGTCTGGCCCACCACTGGTGGGGCTTCGACTGGGGGCTTGACTGGGTGACGACCAAGACCAGGGCGCGCGAGCTGTATATGGCCGAGGACGACGGACATGTGCGCACCACGGACGGCAGTCGCTGGGTAGCGTCGATTTCCCGCACATTCTGAGTAGACCTTTATGACTTCGCTTTTCATTTCCCGGACGCCTGAGGCGGCTACCGGCCTGGAGCAACTCGTCCTCGCGATCGACCTGGGAACGTCCGGCTGCAAGTGCGCGCTGGTATCCATGGAGGGAGACATCCGCGCCTGGGCGTTTCACGGCGTGCCGCTGCACGTCAGTGGCCTGAGTGCCGAGCAGGAACCCGAGGACTGGTGGAACGCGTTTCTGCTCGGTGCCCACGAATTGCTGGCAGCCGACCCGCTCAGGCGTCGTCAGGTGGTGGCCGTGTGTTGCTCGACGCAAAGCGAAGGCACGGTCTGTGTCGATCGCGAGGGGACCGCGATTGGCCGGGCGCTGCTGTGGCTGGACAAACGCGGCGCCGGCTCGATCAAACGACGCATGGGCGGAGGCTGGTGCAATCTGGGTGGCTACGGGCCGCTCAAGCTCTGGAAATCGCTGCGACTGACCGGCGGGGTGGCGTCACTGTCGGGCATGGACTCGGCCGGGCACATGGCCTACATCCTTGACCACGACCCGGCAAGGTATGACAAGACGCACAAGTTTCTGAATGTGCTCGACTACATGAACATGCGCCTGTCGGGGCGCTTCTGCGCCACAGGTGACTCGATGCTGACCGCCTGGGTGACCGACAATCGCGATCCTCATCACATCCGTTACGACGCTAGCCTGATCAGGGCACTGGGTATCGACGCCGGCAAACTGCCGGAGCTGGTGGGCTCGACGGAAGTCATCGGCACCTTGAAGCCCGAGCTCGCCGATGCCCTGGGGCTGCTTCGATCCACACCCGTGGTGGCGGGTGCCGTGGACACCTCGGCCGTGGCCGTTGGCGCCACCGTGCGTGACTTCGCTCCGCATCTTTACCTGGGCACCTCGTCGTGGGTCGGCGCTCACGTGCCGTTCAAGAAATCCAGCGTACGCCATCACATCGCTGCAGTACCCAGTGCGGTCAAAGGCCGGTATCTGGCGATGGCGATGCAATCGGCGGCAGGTGCCAATCTGTCGTTTCTGCGCGACAAGGTGCTGTATCACCCGGACGAGTTGTTGAGCGATGAGCAGCAGCCGGACGTGTCCGCCTTGCTGGACCGTATCGCCGCCCGAGTGCCAGCGGGTTCGCGGGGGCTGATCTACACGCCCTGGCTGTGTGGCGAGCGCTCTCCGGTAGGTGATCCGAGCCTGCGTGCCGGCCTGATCAACCTGAAACTGGAGCATTCGCGGGAAGACATCATCCGGGCCTTCATGGAGGGCGTCGCGCACAACACGCGCTGGATGCTGGAGCCGTTCTCGCAGTTTATCGGCCAGTCGCGCGGAGTCATCGTCGCCACGGGGGGCGGAGCGCAGTCGGATGTGTGGTGCCAGATCATGGCCGATGTCTGCGGGCGGGTCATTCAGCAGCCGCATAACCGATTCAGACCAACGCACGCGGTGCGGCCTTCATTGCTGCAGTAGCGCTCGAAAAACTGCAGTTCAACGATCTGCCGGCCCTGCAACGGCCGCATCGGCTGTACGAACCCTCCGAATCAACCCGAAACCTGTATGACGACCGCTTCGCCACGTTCAAGGAAGTCCGCAAACGTCTGGCGCCGCTCTATCGCAGGTTGAACCCATCGCAGGAGACGGCACCATGAGCAATGTTCAACAGCAGATCGTCGACCTGTCGCGGCATCTGTCACGCCGCGGCTTCTTTGCCGCAACCGGCGGCAACCTTGCGCTGCGTATCGACGCATTGCACATCGCGGTCACTCCGTCGGCCACCGACTACTTCAGCATGCGGCCAGAGGACGTCTGCGTATTGCGACTCACGGACCTCAAGCAGCTGTCGGGCGAACGTTCGCCCTCGGTTGAAAGCGAGCTGCACGCGAAAGTCCTGCGCAGTCGCCCGGACGTCAATTGCAGCATTCATACCCATCAGCCACTGGCCAGCGCCTGCACATTGTTCGGCAAATCGCTGGACGTACCTTACCCGCCGCTATGGCAATCGCTGGGGCGGAGGATTCAGCTGGTGGGTTATGCGCCGTCCGGTTCCGGCTGGCTGGCAGGCAAGCTGGAAAAGACCATCCGGCCTGACCAAAACGCCTACCTGATGCGCAATCACGGCGTTCTGTGCTGTGGCCCGGACATAGAAACCACCCTGAAACGCCTGGAGGACCTGGAAACATTCTGTCGTGACCATCTTCTCAACCAGATCAAAGCCAACAGCCGTGGCAAACCCGAATCGCGCGTCGCAATAGCACGCCTGATCGACGCCCTGACCAGCGCCGGCACGCACGCCCTCAGCCCTCAGCCTTTTTCAGAGACTCAATCATGAACAGACCTCTCGATCCCGCCAATATCCCTGACATTCCGGCATCGGCCGTGTCGCAATGGCCCGATGTCGACTCACTCTATCGCCGCTTCGACGAGCTGGTGAAACAGCCGATTCGCCCGATCAAGCGCGACGCGATGAACAAAATCATGGGCTATTTCGACGAGCGCTGCCAAGGATCGAAGCGCCTTTCCGAGGCCGCCAAAAAGGTCATACCGGGGGGCGTGCAACACAACCTGGCGTTCAACTATCCGTTCCCACTGGCCTTCGCCCAGGCCCACGGTGCGCACCTGACCGACGTGGATGGCAATCGCTACACCGACTTCCTGCAGGCAGGTGGCCCGACGTTGCTGGGCTCCAATCACCCGGCCATTCGCAAACAGGTTGACCGGATTCTCGATGAGTGCGGGCCGGTAACCGGCCTGCTGCATGAATACGAGGTCAAACTGGCTGAACTGGTCTGCGAATCGATGCCGGGTGTCGACATGCTGCGCTTGTTGGGCTCGGGCACCGAAGCGGTCATGGCCGCTGTTCGCCTGGCCCGCGCCTATACCCGCAAGAAATGGGTGATCAAGATCGGCGGCGCCTACCACGGCTGGAGCGACCAGTTGGTCTATGGCATGCGCTTGCCGGGCACCGGGCGCATGGAAGCGGTGGGGATCCCGCGAGGCGCCACCGCGAACACTCAGG encodes:
- a CDS encoding TetR/AcrR family transcriptional regulator, with the translated sequence MARLKTEIPPEQIVGKSVERKKLPAQQRATETYERILVATANTLCEVGIERLSTNLVCERAGLTPPALYRYFPNKYALLTVLGERLLEKQNERIDHWITPELIAGTPQALEQALAELILDTYRVTDATLGGMWTLKALRAVPALEHVRLDSHRRVSQAQAAIIGSAFPDADPERIAMVARVAVEMIHATIELLFDEPLEPAKTCAMVAAMIVSHLDRLAPEPGHGKR
- a CDS encoding TorF family putative porin; this encodes MRTYTTRYVMAAALCSAAGPTLAIADEISSYAVDVTAKVSSDIRTRGISDSLNRPGAKVTIQVAHETGLVALAEFTTVSKKQFLDGDGAGVLLAGGYRFGDPDAWHYGVGLAAEMFPGAQFKAPNRFDFETFTPGEEHSTNYNSQFAVLEIGYGAFEGRIARVLSKNYRGANSGGVCGAQLQFRDDPTKGLDCYAKGDRNSRGSMLYDLDYKYALGINTNLKLHAGYQQIENFPEADFADYGAGLAHHWWGFDWGLDWVTTKTRARELYMAEDDGHVRTTDGSRWVASISRTF
- a CDS encoding class II aldolase/adducin family protein, whose protein sequence is MSNVQQQIVDLSRHLSRRGFFAATGGNLALRIDALHIAVTPSATDYFSMRPEDVCVLRLTDLKQLSGERSPSVESELHAKVLRSRPDVNCSIHTHQPLASACTLFGKSLDVPYPPLWQSLGRRIQLVGYAPSGSGWLAGKLEKTIRPDQNAYLMRNHGVLCCGPDIETTLKRLEDLETFCRDHLLNQIKANSRGKPESRVAIARLIDALTSAGTHALSPQPFSETQS
- a CDS encoding DUF2147 domain-containing protein; translated protein: MNVRQWLFLSSVLMCSTGLHAAAGPLEAKGLWLTAEKDAVVRLDDCADKAGAICGQIVWVKDAASTSSDCGVQILQLTRYDQDAWRDGWVYDPRDQKKYKGAVRVKDGRLNVRAFVGTEVLGKTEQFERIATLPPAPVCKS